The Bradyrhizobium betae genomic interval CTGTCCACTCTGTTTGACGCCTCCCTGTTATCAACTTTCAAAGCCGCCGGTTTTCCGGCGGCTCTTTTTTTGCCTCGCACCTGGGGTGAAATCAGGTTGAATTCCGGGGAAAGACGCGCGGAAACCATATCCGCGCTTGTCGCTGGACTCCGGGTCCGGCCCGCGCAATGATTTGTTCATCATAAGCCGGCGCCTAAGCCGGATGGGTAAACAGTTGCGTAAGGGGCGTTAACCATGGAACGTTTGCAAGCCGACGGCGCTCTCGTTCAACTCAGCGAGCGTTTCACCAATTCTGCGGCGTTCGGCACGCTGTTCCGCGAGGGCATGGACCTCGTCGAAGAGACCGCGGCCTATCTCGACGGCGCAGGCCGCACCGAGGCCAAGGCGCTCGATCGCGCCGTCAGCCTCATCTATGCGACCGAGAGCATGCGTCTCACCACCCGCCTGATGCAGCTCGCCTCGTGGCTGCTGCTGCACCGTGCGGTGAAGGAAGGCGAGATGACGCTGGGCCAGGCCAGCCGCGAGAAGACCAAGGTCAAGCTGTCGGCCGCCGATCCCGGTCCGGGCGATACCATCGAGAAGCTGCCCGCACAGTTGCAGGACCTGATCCATCGCTCGATGAGCCTGCAGACCCGCGTGCGTCGTCTGGACACCACCATCCACACCCCGCCGGCCGAACTTCCCGCGATCGGCAACCCGCTGGTGCCGCACCTCAACGCGCTGAAAGCGGCGTTCGAGCGGTAGGGTCTAATTCCAACTCCGTCACCCTGAGGTGGCCGCTTCTTCAGCGGCCCTCGAAGGGCGACGGCCCGGCTGGTGCATCTCGGCCGTCTATCCTTCGAGGCTCTCCACGCGACGCTTTGCGCCGCATGGTTCGCACCTCAGGATGACGGGGATAGAGCACCCCTAACAGCAGCCCACCAACAAAAAACGCCTCCGGTCTCCCGGGGGCGTTTTTCGTTTCCAGCCTCGAGGAGCCGGATCAATCCTTCTTGAGGAAGCCCGAAAACTTCTTCTGGAACCGCGAGACGCGGCCGCCGCGATCCAGCATCTGGGCGTTGCCGCCGGTCCAGGCCGGGTGCGACTTCGGGTCGATGTCGAGGTTCAGCGTGTCGCCTTCCTTGCCCCAGGTGGAGCGGGTCAGGTACTCGGTCCCGTCGGTCATCACGACCTTAATCGTATGATAATCCGGATGAATTTCGGCTTTCATGGCAATTCCTAGGGCGACCGGCGCCGCTCGCTTGAGTGATGTCGATGACGGATTTGGGCGCTCTATACCCCACAGACCCCTTGAAGACAAGCTTGCCCCCTAAAACAAGCCTTTGTCGGGACAGGAGAACCGGGCCGTCCCCTAAGTGACATTCCGGATTTGCCACTCCCCCTGCACCGGCCTATGTGGAGCCAACGTCTCTTTTTTGGTCGGATTCCAATGAGCGCAGTTGAAGCCGGGCCCGCAGAAGCCTCGTCGATCGAAGCCGAACTGATCGAGCAGCCGGCGAAGAGCCGCGCCAAGCTGCGGCCGTTAATGGCGCTTGCGCCCTACGTCGCCCGCTACCGCGGCCGCGCGGCGCTCGCCTTCGTCGCACTGACGATCGCTGCACTGACCACGCTGCTGGTGCCGGTCGCGGTACGCCGGATGATCGATTTCGGCCTGACGCCGGAAGGCATCGAACTGATCAACAGCTACTTCTCGGTGATGATCGCGGTGGTCGCCGTGCTCGCACTGGCGAGCGCCGCGCGTTACTACCTCGTGATGACGATCGGCGAGCGTATCGTTGCCGACCTCAGGCGCGACGTCTTCGCCCATCTGCTGTCACTCTCGCCGGCCTTCTTCGATTCGGCGCGCAGCGGCGAGCTGATCTCGCGGCTCACCGCCGACACCACCCAGCTCAAATCCGCAGTCGGCGCCTCCGTCTCGATCGCGCTGCGCAATCTGATGATGTTTTTCGGCGCGGCGGCGATGATGGTGTTCACCAGCCCGAAGCTGTCGGGCTTCGTGCTGCTCGCCATACCTCTGATCGTGCTGCCGCTGGTTGCCTTCGGCCGCTGGGTGCGGCGTCTGTCGCGCAATGCGCAGGACACGCTGGCGGAAGCTTCGGCCTACGCAGGCGAGCTGGTCGGCGCGATTCGTACCGTGCAGGCCTATACCAGCGAACCGTTTGCCGGGAAGCGTTTTGGCGGCGAGGTCGAGCAGGCCTATGAAGCCGCGCGCACTTCGACGCAGGCCCGCTCCGTGCTCACCGCCATCATCATCTTCATCGTGTTCTCAAGCGTGGTCGCGATCCTCTGGATCGGCTCGCATGACGTGCTGAGCGGCGCAATCACGCCGGGCCGGCTCGGCCAGTTCGTGCTCTATGCGGCCTTTGCCGCTGCGGGCCTCGGCCAGCTCAGCGAAGTCTGGGGCGAGGTCTCGTCCGCCTCCGGCGCCGCCGAGCGCCTGTTCGAGATCCTGCACGTGAAGCCCGAGATCGCGGCGCCCGCCTCGCCGCGCGCGCTGCCGGTGCCGGCGCGCGGCGAGGTCGGCTTCGACCATGTCAGCTTCTCCTATCCCGCGCGGCCCGACGTCAAGGTGCTCGATGCCGTGTCATTCGCGGTGCGCCCGGGCGAGAAGGTCGCGATCGTCGGTCCGTCCGGTGCCGGCAAGAGCACGATCTTCCATCTGCTGTTGCGCTTCTACGATCCGCGTGGCGGTGCGATCTCGCTCGATGGCGTGCCGGTCAGATCCGCCGATCCGCGCGATGTCCGCTCCCGCATCGCTTTGGTGCCGCAGGAATCCAACGTGTTCGCGGCGAACGCCCGCGAGAACATCCGCTTCGGCCGCCCCGATGCGACCGACGCCGAGGTCGAGCGCGCCGCCGAGCTCGCGCACGCCGCCGAATTCATCCGCCGCCTGCCCGAAGGTTTCGACACCCCGCTCGGCGAGCGCGGCGTGACGCTGTCCGGCGGCCAGCGCCAGCGCATCGCGATCGCCCGCGCGATCCTGCGCGATGCGCCGCTCCTGCTGCTCGATGAAGCCACCTCCGCACTCGATGCCGAAAGCGAAACGCTGGTGCAGACCGCGCTCGAAGAGCTGATGAAGCACCGCACCACCCTGGTGATCGCGCATCGCCTCGCCACCGTGCTGTCCTGCGACCGCATCCTGGTCATGGACCAGGGCCGGATCGTCGAGCAGGGCACGCATGCCGAGCTCGTGGCGGCGAACGGGCTCTATGCGCGGCTGGCGCGGTTGCAGTTCGAAGGGGCGTGAGGTGGCCGTGTTCGAGGCCGGCAGAGCCGTGATATCGCGGGTGTCGAGACCCAGCCGAACATCTTCCCTCCGCGTTTCAGGCAAGCTGCAATGACCAATATCTCCCGTCTCGCGAACTTCGTCGCTGACGCCGCTCGCATTGTCGAGTCCGGATCGGGCGAGGCGGCCATCGTTGCCGAGCTCAATCCGAAACTGAAGGCACTCGTCAGTGTCGATGACTGGCTGCCGGCCGCTTACGCCGTCGCCGACGGCAAGGCGTATCAGCAGCATCTGCTCTATGCCGATCCACTTGATCGCTTCTCGGTCGTGAGCTTCGTCTGGGGACCCGGCCAAGGCACACCCATTCACGACCATCGCGTCTGGGGAGTGGTCGGCGTTCTGCGCGGCGAGGAGGTTTCGGTCAGCTACGCGCGGTCCGGCGACGGTTCGCTCGAGGCTGGCCCGGCGGAACGGCTTCCGCAGGGAAGCGTGGCCGGCGTGTCCCCCGACATCGGCGACATTCACGCGATCTCCAACGGGCTCCCGGACCGTTCGTCGATCAGCATTCACGTCTATGGCGGCAATATCGGAACGATTCGCCGCTCCATCTTCGATGCCGAGACGGGATCCGCCCGCGACTTCATCTCCGGCTATTCGAACGAAGCCGTTCCGAACCTCTGGCGTCGGCGTCAAGTGTAAGCGCCCGACCTTTCGAATGGTCAGGACCGGTTGCCGCGTATAGCATAAAGTAATATATTATGAGACAGGAGGCGCTCATGGCCACGAGCTATTCTGTCGGCAAGCACTACGAAAGCTTCATCAAGGATCTCGTCGACAGCGGTCGTTACGCTACCGCGAGCGAAGTCATGCGCGAAGGGCTGCGCCTGATCGAGGAGCGCGAGGAGCGTCGCAAGGCGGAGCTCGAAGCCTTGCGTGCCGCCGTTCAGGAAGGGCGGGACAGTGGTCCAGCCGATCCATTCGAGCCCGGTGAGTTGGTCGAACGGGTCAAGGCGCGAGGACGTGAGCAGCTGAAAGCCGGCAAGCGTGGCGGGTAATCTCTCCAGGCGTCCTCAGGTTGAAACTGACCTTGAGGAAATCTGGCTTTTCATCGCATCGGACAACATCGGCGCAGCGGACCGCCTGCTCGATCGTATCGGCAATACTTTTCAGATGATCGCCGAGAATCCGCAGGCAGGCCGGCATCGCCCCGAACTTGGGATGGGCATCCGTAGCTTTGCTGTAGGCCACTACGTCGTGTTCTACGAAGCATTCCCGAACGGCGTTGAAATCGTCCGGGTGCTGCATGGTGCCCGAGACATTGCACCGAACGATCTCGACTGAAGGCTGCGTTTTTCGGCTGCAGCCATAGACCGCTCTACCGGCACTTTGGCGAGAGCGTCGGCACGTTCGGCCACGGCCAGTTCTTCCAGCTCCCGTCCGCATCGACGCAAGCCGATGGAGCGGAGCCGTTCGTTGGAGCTGGGTTGCTTGTCGGAGCAGGCGCATTTGCCGTCTTGAGCGGCGCGGCGAAGCGCTGGTCGACATAGGCGGTCGACACATATCCGGCGACGACGACGCCCAGCAGGACCGTCGAACCCTTGGTCAGGTCGCTCAGCTTCATCGATCCTCTCCATCTGCTTGCCGCCGCCGGCACGAATAGCAAACGTCTCGAGATCCATGCGTGACAGGAATCACGCCCGCCAAATCATCTTCAGCACCGGCCGTCCCGAGGTCGGGTTCACATCATCACCCGCGTTCGCAAAGCCGTTGCGCTCGTAGAAGCGGATGGCGCGGGTATTGTCCTTGTTGACGAGCAGCGTGATGCCTGACGGTGACAGGCGCTTGGCTTCATTCACCAGCAGCCGGGCCGCGTCCGAGCCCCAATGATCCGGGTCGACCACGAGCTGGTCGAGATAGCCCTCGCCGTCGATGGTGACGAAGCCGGTGAGGGC includes:
- a CDS encoding DUF1465 family protein — translated: MERLQADGALVQLSERFTNSAAFGTLFREGMDLVEETAAYLDGAGRTEAKALDRAVSLIYATESMRLTTRLMQLASWLLLHRAVKEGEMTLGQASREKTKVKLSAADPGPGDTIEKLPAQLQDLIHRSMSLQTRVRRLDTTIHTPPAELPAIGNPLVPHLNALKAAFER
- the rpmE gene encoding 50S ribosomal protein L31 — its product is MKAEIHPDYHTIKVVMTDGTEYLTRSTWGKEGDTLNLDIDPKSHPAWTGGNAQMLDRGGRVSRFQKKFSGFLKKD
- a CDS encoding ABC transporter ATP-binding protein/permease, encoding MSAVEAGPAEASSIEAELIEQPAKSRAKLRPLMALAPYVARYRGRAALAFVALTIAALTTLLVPVAVRRMIDFGLTPEGIELINSYFSVMIAVVAVLALASAARYYLVMTIGERIVADLRRDVFAHLLSLSPAFFDSARSGELISRLTADTTQLKSAVGASVSIALRNLMMFFGAAAMMVFTSPKLSGFVLLAIPLIVLPLVAFGRWVRRLSRNAQDTLAEASAYAGELVGAIRTVQAYTSEPFAGKRFGGEVEQAYEAARTSTQARSVLTAIIIFIVFSSVVAILWIGSHDVLSGAITPGRLGQFVLYAAFAAAGLGQLSEVWGEVSSASGAAERLFEILHVKPEIAAPASPRALPVPARGEVGFDHVSFSYPARPDVKVLDAVSFAVRPGEKVAIVGPSGAGKSTIFHLLLRFYDPRGGAISLDGVPVRSADPRDVRSRIALVPQESNVFAANARENIRFGRPDATDAEVERAAELAHAAEFIRRLPEGFDTPLGERGVTLSGGQRQRIAIARAILRDAPLLLLDEATSALDAESETLVQTALEELMKHRTTLVIAHRLATVLSCDRILVMDQGRIVEQGTHAELVAANGLYARLARLQFEGA
- a CDS encoding cysteine dioxygenase; the encoded protein is MTNISRLANFVADAARIVESGSGEAAIVAELNPKLKALVSVDDWLPAAYAVADGKAYQQHLLYADPLDRFSVVSFVWGPGQGTPIHDHRVWGVVGVLRGEEVSVSYARSGDGSLEAGPAERLPQGSVAGVSPDIGDIHAISNGLPDRSSISIHVYGGNIGTIRRSIFDAETGSARDFISGYSNEAVPNLWRRRQV
- a CDS encoding type II toxin-antitoxin system ParD family antitoxin; its protein translation is MATSYSVGKHYESFIKDLVDSGRYATASEVMREGLRLIEEREERRKAELEALRAAVQEGRDSGPADPFEPGELVERVKARGREQLKAGKRGG
- a CDS encoding type II toxin-antitoxin system RelE/ParE family toxin, whose amino-acid sequence is MAGNLSRRPQVETDLEEIWLFIASDNIGAADRLLDRIGNTFQMIAENPQAGRHRPELGMGIRSFAVGHYVVFYEAFPNGVEIVRVLHGARDIAPNDLD
- a CDS encoding GNAT family N-acetyltransferase produces the protein MSALHLRPYRPEDEAAAIDLWHRTWQQAYPQIDFAARLEWWRERWRKDLVPKASIVVAEADGALTGFVTIDGEGYLDQLVVDPDHWGSDAARLLVNEAKRLSPSGITLLVNKDNTRAIRFYERNGFANAGDDVNPTSGRPVLKMIWRA